The Aedes albopictus strain Foshan chromosome 1, AalbF5, whole genome shotgun sequence genomic interval aaatcactgtgatttcacccatttcccccaagagaaagcacattttcggtgcactcgtacagctcatgaaTTTTAGCACATGCAATATGTggacacgtcaaatgaaagcttatttatcgtagaatcgaccaaccgaataatattccgcattatttgtcataaaattaacaaatttaagtgattcttacttggagaatgttatcttaagttgaaccatttgtaatctaaatttgaactagtaaacgggggtgagcttctagtattggcctgtagattgcgctagtggtggctttgtttactcttgggggatgaaaaaatccaaatttagtttccaaattcctaaagaatttcgaacattctgagttgagattccactgcctaatgaaaaataggtatgagaattagcagattcatgtgatttttcattgtttagcattgTTTAGCAAttagctgttttgtgagttgctcgagctgctgccgccagtagttcaaattaagattaaaattggttcaaattatgattaaaatcattgttgatgaaaaatcaaatatttcaatgaaattcggtgcaaatacaaactatttaccatttaacagaaagcttatacccgtgtctttcatgtacatacgattttgccgtagtaaattatttccatgtgggagaaaaaatcacttaaaatttgcactgcttcagaaagccgcaatttggttcaaattttgattacctaccctataagTAGCTTACAGAAAACTAAGATGAAAAGCATGCTCTGCTCCAGTGAATGAGGAACAGCGTTAGACGCTTTCACCTCTGAAGAGAATCTTCACCCCTAAAATTATCTGCTAATATTCTACCAGGACTTGTTCGGACAGTTAAAAACACGCATTTGCCAGTTTTGATTACGATTACATAGTAGGAAGATAATAATATGATTTTTAATAGAACTGGTTCAGATAGAATTTAGAGCTTTCAATGTGTTCAATGTCCTCGGACCTCTTCTCTCTCGTAAGGCAAGCCTTCTCCGTCCCAAATTGTTTCATCATGCTAATTTCCTTTTTAGGGTGTTTATCGATCAATTGAATATCTTAGTTGCTAGTTTCTCATTAGTTAACGTATGCTTGTATGTTTTGTGTATAATATTTGAGTTATGTTGTAGTCACTCTGCGTTTTCTAATTTGCCCCCGTCTTGCATAGGACCCCCAAGTTTAGCGTGTTTGCAATTGCGTAGGCAATGGCTCCTTGTTTCGAACAAAAAAAACGTATCAAAATCAGGTGAATAGTTGGAACTGGATACCATTTCGCCTACTTTGATGCAGCCTATAATATGTAGCAAAAATGTCTTAAAAATGAACTGtctataaaaaaaaagaacaaacatAAGATACAgctaaaaatattttgaaaaaagttgcATATATTTTTCATAAATGTTCCCATTGCTGGACACCGTGTGTTTAACGGTGGTGCTTCACGTCAGTCCAGCCGTCCTCATCTGGGCCAGTGTTGCGGGCTGCGTAGGAGAAATGAAATAAGATTAATACCTTGACTAAGCCAAGGCTATATAGTTTTGAACTTACCCTCCTTTGGTCGCTCCTCGCGCCGATCGTCCTTCGGTTTGGCGGCCTGATCCTGTTGTCGGGGTGCGTTTCGCCAGTTTCCACCTTCTTCGCTTCCACGGGGTGCTGCCCGACGCCAGATGTTGTCCCGGTCGCCACCGCGATCACCTCCGCGATCATCACGACGTGGCCCACCGCGATCGTCACGACGGTCACGGTTGTCCCGTCCACCAAAGTCCCGACGTTCACCGCGATCACGGTCACGATCACCACCATCCCTGCGCATCATACCAGCACCGCGTTCACCGTCGCTGTTttgtaaaaataaatgaaaatgattaTGAATTTCTCGGAGAATTgctactttaaaaaaaaacttaccgcATCGGAGGTCGATCTCCGCGACGCATTGGTCCACGATCATCATCTCCCATGCGGCGCATTGGTGGTCGATCTCCGCCCATCCGCCGGTTTGCATCGCGATCGTCCTTGCCTTCGTCGTCCTGGCGATCACCTCCACGACGCCATTTGCTCGTTTCCTGGTCCTGGTCGCCTCCAGCACGTCGCTCTCCTCCGGGGCCGGCTCCGGCACCACCACGAACATCCCTGAAGCGCGGTTGGTAGACGCCTTCCTTCTTGGGCGCATCGTCACCTCCTCTGGGTTCCCTCGGTCCAGCCGTTCTCCAGGCCGACTCTTGCTTGGGTTCCTGTGCTCCTGCTGCGGGTTGAGCTTGAGCGGCCGCTGAGGGAGCATCACCTCCACGACGATCTCTCCAGGAATCTGCCTCACGATCACGATCGCGTTCACGCTCGCGATCGCGATTGGCGGCTCGAAGAGCGGCATCTCTCTCTTTGTTCTTCTTCTCGACCTCTTCCTCGCGGGCACGCTGCTTTTCCGCGATCAAGCGAGCCTTCTCATCCTCGATGCGTCGTTCCTCTGCACGCCTCTCACGCTCGATGCGATCTTCCTCTTCCTTTTGCTTGCGAAGTTCCTCCTCGATACGGCGACGTTCTTCCTCCTTCTCGCGGAGCCACTTCTGGCGACGTTCCTCGCGTCGCTGGTACACACGTTCGGTTAGACGTCGCTTGCGCTCTTCCTCCAGGGCTACATTGAAGGCCTTCAGCTTTTCGGCAAACTGGTTGCTGCGTTCTCCCTTCAGCTTCTGCCAGAAGACTTCCCGATCGGGTTGCATACGCTTCAGGCGCTCCTGGATTGCTTCGGCGTTCTTGCGCTCGGCGATCGCCTGTTCGATGCGGGATGCTTCCTGTTTCTCCCAGAATTGTCTGTCCTGGACCAGCTTGTCTTCGAGGTATTTCTCGATcaacgggatttcctccaggcgcTTGGCCCGTTCGAAGTAGTCGATCTTCTTCTCCTGCGACTTCAGGTTGTTATCGTGGGCCTTGCGTTCCTTGAGACGTTCCTCGGCTTCCTTAGCTGCGATCTCATCAGCATTCATCTTTTTGATGTCCTCTTCGTCGAACTTCTTGAGGATCTTCTGGCCGGCTGCCGTTTGCTTGAATTGATCGATCTTGTCCTTCATGTTGCGTTCCTTGATCATCTGAAGTTCATTCTCGTGACGTTTACGCTCACGTTCTTCGTTCTCCTGCTCCAGGCGACGCATTTCCGCGAGTTTGTGCTGGCGAGCGACTTCCTCCTGTTGGCGAAGTTCCTCTTCCTCGCGCTCTAGGTTTACCCGCTCGATGTATTCCTTGCGATCTTCAATTTTCTTCTGGCGTTGGAGGATGCGCTGGTGTTCCTTAACCATGTTCTCCTCGTAGCTCTTGACCATCTGGGCTCGGAGACGATCACGTTCGGCCTTGTGCCGGTTGGGGTTGATCGTGGCGATCGCCCGGTGTAACACGACGGACATGTTGACCAACTGGGAACGGACCTGCTCCGAGGGCATCGACTGAAGGGTTGGACCGTCAGGGTGATCCTCACGCTGGCTCTCGCTAAGATCAGTTCCGAAGTGGACGCAGCGGTTGCGGTGATCGATCGTTATTTGCATGTCATTGTGACGGACGCAATCGACCAAGATGCGCTCCAGATAGAAGCTGTTGGAGAATTTGGCCAGGGCCAGGAAACGGGAGAACTCGATCGACTGGTAGACTTGTGAGACCTGACGAACCAAGCGAACCAGGGTGACATCCTGCAAGGCCTGAGTGTACTGGGCATAGGGATTGTTCTCATCGACGGTGATCTCTTCGATGATTCCCTGGACACGTTCACAGAGATTCAGAGGATCAAACTCGACCTCCAGCCACTTGTACAGGTTCTGGAACTGAGGAGCGGCCAGCTGGAGTACATTCAAGCGGAGAACGTCCTTCAACAGGGAAGCACGGGTAGGTGGCTGCTGCAACCCTAGAAGGACTGCAAGCTTCTGAGCCTTTTCCAATGGGCTCTTGTCAGTTTCGATGAATCGATCGAATTCCGGATGAGCCGATGGGAGTGGGATCGCCAAGGTGGCAATCAACACGTGGGAAGTCATCCGCTGGATCTCCTCTTGGGTGACATTCTTCTTCATGTCACGGGACAGCTGGAATAGCTTCAACAGAGCAGCAGCGTGGAACAGCTGATTTCCGGCCTTCCAGAACACCATGGCCAACTTCTGATAGTACAAGGCCATCGTCTTCGGCATCGGAGTCTTCTTCGAGAGCGTCATTAGTCCATGGATGTCCTCAATGGCCTTGTACGCCTCCAACCACAGTTCCATCTGAATGGCACAATCCAGCTGGTTTAGACGCGTGTCCAGGTTCAACTGTTGCGTCTCCGGCTTCGAAATGCTCACGTTGGCCGTCTGCGAGCTCACCTTGCTGATGTCCTCCAGATGTTTCCTCAGCTTCTCGC includes:
- the LOC134285599 gene encoding eukaryotic translation initiation factor 3 subunit A-like gives rise to the protein MSRYMQRPENALKRANEFIEVGKPARALDTLQEVFRIKKWTYTWSESVIEPIMFKYLDLCVELKKSHIAKEGLFQYRNMFQLVNVGSLENVIRGYLKMAEDRTEAAQQQSSQAILDIDDLDNLATPESILMSAVCGEDAQDRSDRTILLPWVKFLWESYCQCLELLKVNSHCENLYHDIAKMAFGFCLKYNRKMEFRKLCEKLRKHLEDISKVSSQTANVSISKPETQQLNLDTRLNQLDCAIQMELWLEAYKAIEDIHGLMTLSKKTPMPKTMALYYQKLAMVFWKAGNQLFHAAALLKLFQLSRDMKKNVTQEEIQRMTSHVLIATLAIPLPSAHPEFDRFIETDKSPLEKAQKLAVLLGLQQPPTRASLLKDVLRLNVLQLAAPQFQNLYKWLEVEFDPLNLCERVQGIIEEITVDENNPYAQYTQALQDVTLVRLVRQVSQVYQSIEFSRFLALAKFSNSFYLERILVDCVRHNDMQITIDHRNRCVHFGTDLSESQREDHPDGPTLQSMPSEQVRSQLVNMSVVLHRAIATINPNRHKAERDRLRAQMVKSYEENMVKEHQRILQRQKKIEDRKEYIERVNLEREEEELRQQEEVARQHKLAEMRRLEQENEERERKRHENELQMIKERNMKDKIDQFKQTAAGQKILKKFDEEDIKKMNADEIAAKEAEERLKERKAHDNNLKSQEKKIDYFERAKRLEEIPLIEKYLEDKLVQDRQFWEKQEASRIEQAIAERKNAEAIQERLKRMQPDREVFWQKLKGERSNQFAEKLKAFNVALEEERKRRLTERVYQRREERRQKWLREKEEERRRIEEELRKQKEEEDRIERERRAEERRIEDEKARLIAEKQRAREEEVEKKNKERDAALRAANRDRERERDRDREADSWRDRRGGDAPSAAAQAQPAAGAQEPKQESAWRTAGPREPRGGDDAPKKEGVYQPRFRDVRGGAGAGPGGERRAGGDQDQETSKWRRGGDRQDDEGKDDRDANRRMGGDRPPMRRMGDDDRGPMRRGDRPPMRDGERGAGMMRRDGGDRDRDRGERRDFGGRDNRDRRDDRGGPRRDDRGGDRGGDRDNIWRRAAPRGSEEGGNWRNAPRQQDQAAKPKDDRREERPKEARNTGPDEDGWTDVKHHR